A region of Paractinoplanes abujensis DNA encodes the following proteins:
- a CDS encoding PrsW family intramembrane metalloprotease, translated as MPAFWVVATLLAAGGLRMAQMTGHFFTAYPKATTVAILLFALLAVPFWLFVSELDFLEREPPELLVLAFAWGGLVATTVSIPGGVALENLMAKLGSPDLAADWGAAVAGPTVEEIAKTLGVVAIVLIARSQVNSVLDGVVYGAMVGLGFQIAEDVVFAVGAVALAGQGDQVQPVIATFLLRGFLAGIWSHTLFGALAGAGIGYLVVGRSHRIAGASLAVLGAWAFHVLWNSPLLADGLGNGPLALLGVLLIKGLPPLLLILLLVRHFQDREADYYVERLARLDDPSLITAGELTVLGSASRRAAARRLPGASTTVRRLQRAQARLAVELSRADAGSIVAAEEAVRNQRAALRRLGHTEAVGSPVTWRHRASTIATTAVAIAVLWVALSALGGA; from the coding sequence GTGCCGGCCTTTTGGGTCGTCGCAACGCTGCTGGCCGCGGGCGGCTTGCGGATGGCCCAGATGACCGGGCACTTCTTCACCGCCTACCCGAAGGCCACCACCGTCGCGATCCTGCTCTTCGCGCTGCTCGCCGTGCCGTTCTGGCTGTTCGTCTCGGAACTCGACTTCCTCGAACGGGAACCGCCCGAACTGCTCGTGCTGGCCTTCGCCTGGGGCGGGCTGGTGGCCACCACCGTTTCCATCCCCGGCGGCGTCGCGCTGGAAAACCTGATGGCCAAGCTGGGCTCGCCCGACCTGGCCGCCGACTGGGGCGCCGCGGTGGCCGGGCCCACGGTCGAGGAGATCGCCAAGACCCTCGGCGTGGTGGCGATCGTGCTGATCGCCCGGTCGCAGGTCAACAGCGTGCTCGACGGGGTCGTCTACGGCGCGATGGTCGGTCTCGGGTTCCAGATCGCCGAGGACGTCGTGTTCGCCGTCGGCGCGGTCGCGCTGGCCGGGCAGGGCGACCAGGTGCAACCGGTGATCGCCACGTTCCTGCTGCGCGGGTTCCTGGCCGGCATCTGGAGCCACACCCTCTTCGGCGCGCTGGCCGGGGCGGGCATCGGTTACCTGGTGGTGGGCCGCTCGCACCGGATCGCGGGGGCGAGCCTGGCCGTGCTGGGAGCGTGGGCCTTCCACGTGCTGTGGAACTCGCCGCTGCTGGCCGACGGGCTCGGCAACGGCCCGCTCGCGCTGCTCGGCGTACTGCTGATCAAAGGGTTGCCCCCGCTGCTGCTGATCCTGCTGCTGGTGCGCCACTTCCAGGACCGCGAGGCCGACTACTACGTCGAGCGCCTGGCCCGGCTGGACGACCCGTCGCTGATCACCGCGGGCGAGCTGACGGTGCTGGGCTCGGCGTCCCGGCGGGCGGCAGCTCGACGACTCCCGGGCGCTTCCACCACCGTACGGCGGTTGCAACGTGCCCAGGCCCGGCTGGCGGTGGAGCTCAGCCGGGCCGACGCCGGGTCGATCGTGGCCGCCGAGGAGGCCGTACGGAACCAGCGCGCCGCGCTGCGGCGGCTCGGACACACCGAAGCCGTCGGCAGCCCGGTCACATGGCGGCACCGGGCCTCGACGATCGCCACCACGGCCGTGGCGATCGCCGTGCTCTGGGTCGCGTTGAGCGCCCTCGGCGGGGCCTGA
- a CDS encoding RNA 2'-phosphotransferase — translation MSGLSRDQVRTSRRIALVLRHRPESAGLTLDANGWVPVAELLAALGLSRAELDHIVEHNDKSRFAIARRDDGADWIRASQGHSARVEVDLGLPPAEPPAVLFHGTPAGNLDAILREGLRPRSRHHVHLSRDVPTALVVGRRRSGDVVVLRVAAAGMAADGHVFHRSANGVWLTTGVPSRYLTLEPTNP, via the coding sequence GTGAGCGGGCTCAGCCGGGATCAGGTGCGGACGAGCCGCCGCATCGCTCTGGTGCTGCGGCACCGGCCCGAGTCGGCCGGGCTGACCCTGGACGCGAACGGCTGGGTGCCGGTCGCGGAGCTGCTCGCCGCGCTCGGCCTCAGCCGGGCCGAGCTCGACCACATCGTCGAGCACAACGACAAGTCCCGCTTCGCGATCGCCCGCCGCGACGACGGGGCCGACTGGATCCGGGCCAGTCAGGGGCACTCCGCGCGGGTGGAGGTGGACCTCGGCCTGCCACCCGCCGAGCCGCCGGCCGTGCTGTTCCACGGCACACCCGCGGGCAACCTCGACGCGATCCTGCGCGAGGGCCTGCGGCCGCGGAGCCGGCACCACGTGCACCTCTCGCGTGACGTGCCGACCGCTCTGGTGGTGGGGCGCCGCCGGTCGGGCGATGTCGTGGTGCTGCGAGTCGCCGCGGCCGGGATGGCCGCGGACGGGCACGTCTTCCACCGCAGCGCCAACGGGGTGTGGCTGACAACGGGCGTTCCCTCTCGCTATCTCACGCTAGAACCGACAAATCCGTAA
- a CDS encoding class I SAM-dependent methyltransferase, with translation MTEPLIGDVFGEMIRDAYAVRTGVGPRPLAGGRVPRPVIEVIERDDGLINGAPADHYLGGPDEWQPHDHRALRLCRGHVLDIGAGAGRTAVELQRRGMAVTGLDTSRGAIEIARKRGLRDTVITTVDAYAAGASARYDTFLLLGNNLGLLEGPERAPVLLAALARLANPGARIIAQGTDPYGTTDTVHVGYHRLNRERGRLGGQLRLRLRYRLLATEWFDYLNCSPAELEELVGGTAWRLKTIDDEDRPYYLAVMELAG, from the coding sequence ATGACGGAACCACTCATCGGCGACGTGTTCGGCGAGATGATCAGAGACGCGTACGCCGTACGCACCGGTGTCGGACCACGGCCGCTGGCCGGTGGGCGGGTGCCGCGCCCGGTGATCGAGGTGATCGAGCGCGACGACGGCCTGATCAACGGGGCCCCGGCCGATCACTACCTGGGCGGCCCGGACGAGTGGCAGCCGCACGACCACCGCGCGTTGCGGCTCTGCCGCGGGCACGTGCTCGACATCGGGGCCGGCGCGGGCCGTACGGCGGTCGAACTGCAACGCCGCGGCATGGCGGTCACTGGGCTCGACACCTCGCGCGGGGCCATCGAGATCGCCCGCAAGCGCGGCCTGCGCGACACCGTGATCACCACCGTCGACGCGTACGCGGCCGGGGCGAGCGCCCGCTACGACACGTTCCTGCTGCTCGGCAACAACCTCGGCCTGCTCGAGGGCCCGGAACGCGCGCCGGTTCTGCTGGCCGCGCTGGCCCGGCTGGCCAACCCGGGCGCGCGCATCATCGCCCAGGGCACCGACCCGTACGGCACCACCGACACCGTGCACGTCGGCTATCACCGGCTCAACCGCGAGCGCGGGCGGCTGGGTGGTCAGCTGCGGCTGCGCCTGCGGTACCGGCTGCTCGCCACCGAGTGGTTCGACTACCTCAACTGCTCGCCCGCCGAACTGGAGGAGCTGGTCGGGGGCACCGCGTGGCGGCTCAAGACGATCGACGACGAGGACCGGCCCTACTACCTCGCGGTGATGGAGCTGGCGGGGTGA
- a CDS encoding PPOX class F420-dependent oxidoreductase has translation MPTLEQLGSEKYVSLTTYRKDGTPVPTAVWVLPAGAGVAIWTVTGTWKVKRVRNNPKVTVAACDVRGNVRGEAVEGRARIGDAAERDHFAGVLGRKYRMLGLFGTLRYKLLGQRDRITVIIIDPV, from the coding sequence ATGCCGACGCTGGAGCAACTCGGTTCGGAGAAGTACGTCTCTCTGACGACCTATCGCAAGGACGGAACGCCGGTGCCCACGGCGGTCTGGGTGTTGCCGGCCGGCGCCGGGGTGGCGATCTGGACGGTCACCGGCACCTGGAAGGTGAAGCGCGTCCGCAACAACCCGAAAGTCACGGTGGCGGCCTGCGACGTGCGCGGCAACGTGCGGGGCGAGGCTGTCGAGGGCCGGGCCCGCATCGGCGACGCGGCCGAGCGCGACCACTTCGCCGGGGTGCTGGGCCGGAAATACCGCATGCTCGGCCTCTTCGGCACGCTGCGCTACAAGCTGCTGGGCCAGCGCGACCGGATCACCGTGATCATCATCGACCCGGTCTGA
- a CDS encoding BldC family transcriptional regulator → MASRTHDPEPLLTPAEVASMFRVDPKTVTRWAKAGKLSAIRTLGGHRRYRESEVRALLQGQIPTQRQGD, encoded by the coding sequence ATGGCATCGCGTACGCACGATCCTGAGCCGCTACTAACGCCGGCCGAGGTGGCGTCGATGTTCCGTGTCGACCCGAAGACCGTCACCCGGTGGGCGAAGGCAGGCAAGCTGAGTGCTATCCGCACTCTGGGCGGCCACCGTCGTTACCGGGAGTCGGAGGTTCGCGCCCTGCTGCAGGGACAGATTCCCACGCAGCGTCAGGGCGACTGA